AACAGCAGCTGTGCCAGATGGTTTCTGAATTTATCTGGTGATAGTCAGTGCTTGTATCTACCACAAATGTAGGATCAGGATTTCCTTTCAGTTCTTCTGTCACTCAATTAGGTTCCAGCAATGGCTTTGGTCCGTTAACTGAATAGGCATTACTCTTTCTTTGCACTTTTTtaatacaagatttttttagtCTTTTGTTGCTTTCTGAAACACCAATAGGGACAGATTTGGTACCAGGAGCTATTTTTGTAAATTGCTTTGTCACCCTTACAaataattgtttggttttttttttcttccccatttcagaGGAGTCTCTTCAGGATATTGCAAATTTAAAGAAACTGCTGATGAAAGCTCTGACTCTCTTTATTGATGCAGCAGAAAGTTATTCCAAGGTAAAAAGAGATGGAATTGTATGACTGCAATACAGCATTGGGAGCATCCAAGGAGTGAGCAAAGCTACTCTCAGGAGGGTGTGCAGGATCCAGCCCCagcagaggaggagcagaggAATCCCCTGCTCTCTCAGCTTGGCAGCATCTAAAACCGGTTCCCCAGTTTTAGAGGGGTGACCGTGAACTTAACTAGCAAGAACAGAGTGATACAGAGAGTGTTTAAAAACTGCCATGATTATGATGACATTTGTATTTGTGGTGAGTGAAGCTTCATTTCAAATGGAACGTGATCAATGATAAAACTGGAGTGATCTAAAAGATGAAATACCAGACAGCTCTGAACTCATTGTTGCTCTCAGGAATACTTATTCCTTTCCTCTAGAAACAAGCTTCAGAAGCTTGCATTTGTCTTTGATTTATTAAACAGGACTCCTGTGTCCGCCAGTCCTTGCGCTGCAGCCGGCTAACGAAGCTGATAACGCTCCAGCTGCACTTCCTCAACACTGGGCAGAGCACGATGCTGATCAACCTGAGCAGACAGAACCTGATGGACTCCATCCTGTCCTTGCCTAGATTCTACCAGGTAAGCCTGGCTTCATCACCggttatttttcctgaaaatgatTGTAACAGCAGGTACCTGCGCACTCTGCTCCTGGGAGCGGAAGGCTCAGCTCTTCCACTGTTGTCCCATGGTATTGCGGGAGTGAGCTCAGAAACGTCAGCGCAGGCCTCGCTCTCCTCCAAATCCACACTAGACCTCAAATCTAACAGACAGTGGTATTTGTGAATTTGGAAATAAGTGAGAAATGGGCTCTTTTTGAAGAGAACAAATGACTGCCCTCTGACATCTTGTTCAGGGGTTAAGGAAAATTATTTGCAGCATTTTGTTACCCTCACATTTCTCTGTAATACAGCTGCTTTCAAAAACAGCATCAATCAGAAGACCTAGAATATTTGAAGTATTCTAAATACAGGAATGTTTCTGTGCAAGAATAGACTCCTGCTCAGTAATTCCAGCATCTGTTCTCCCTGCAGGCAGCTATTGTGGCTGAGGCTTATGAGTTTGTTCCAGACTGGGCTGAAGTTCTGTATCAACAAGTGATCACCAAGGGAGACTTCACTTACTTAGAAGAATTTAAACAACAAAGACCACTGAAGCCCAGCCTATTTGAGGAGATTGCCAAAAAGTGAGTAGTTCCATGGTCAAATGGGAACTTTCTTTTCCACAGGCTGCTTTCAGAGGAGCAGCTGTGTGTTTAACAGCATGTGGGTCTTAGTACTGTTAAAACCTTTTATGTGATAGTCATATACAGACTTGAGACCTGTGTTCAGTTTCTAAGCATATTGTGGAAATAGGCCTGGATCTACCTGTTTTATTGAGCTGGACAAACAGGGTGTGCCTTAGGGCTGGTCTGatcaaatatctttaaaaatgaatTGAATGTACATGTTGAGCACAACTTCTTTTTGCCAAAGAAAGTTCTTAGAGTTCTACAGCAAGACAGTTTTAGAACTGGTTTCTGTGTGGCCTTTCTATTTCAATTACCTGTACAATTATTTTCAGAGTTAAACAGCACCCACCTGCTGACACTGCTCtgaaaaacctgaagaaattGCTCACTTACTGTGAGGACATCTATACATACTACAGGCTGGCTTACGATAACAAGTTCTACGATGTGGTAAACGCGCTCCTGAAGGATGCACAGACGGGCTGCTGCCTTAACGATCTGTTGTCCAACTAGACCCCAGCCCCCAGGAAGCAGAGCCTGGCTCTGACGAGCCCCAGCACCACAGCTTCTTGCAGGGTTAGTACTGATCCTTTAGCAGATATTTTTATCAATTTTCTGCTTACAGTGATACTCCAGAAAACTGGTGGTggttgtaaatatttaaaattctgagACTGTGTTAACCTAAAATTGTGTTTTGTATAATAAATCTTACTGTTTACAAAATACTCAACTAACCAGCACATGCAGCCAGGCACAGCTGATGAGGAACCACAGAGATCCAGCAGCCCTTTAAATTAGGGGTGTGGATGAGGGATCACCACATGAATTGCATCTAAACTGACAAAAGGCTGAAATGGAAGGTGCAGAATATCCAGTACACTGACAATGGAATAAGCAGAATTAGTAAACTCCTTGGGAAGTTTCAGCTATGCACTATAATCATCTGTTCTGTGATTCCAGTCTGGTTAGGCTGGGCTTGTTTTCTAGCTTAGTGATACTGTACAACTCTAAACAGCATTAATTGGCTACTGTCCTGGAGTAAAAGAATTAATCAAGTATAAACATATTAAATTTTAAGTCTTTTCCATGCTTAGAGTCCTGCAGAGCTAGTTATGGAGACCCTGTCAGGAGTGTGCAGCCAGCACATTCTGCTGCTTTCACCTCTTGACAAGTTCACAAAATCAGGTCTGATTTaactggggagggggacaggacTTGGACACGGCTTCAGGCAGAAATGCAGTTTCAGCTTGGAGTCTGTACGCTCCCAAAATAAACGCAGAGCTTCCAACTAATCCCAAGACCTTCCCTCCTGCCAAaaaaagaggggtgggggggctgaCAGCTACAGGCTGCTTTGAAGTAAAATTAAGCAATGACATCCTATCTAAACATTATCCTTGCAAAAATACACTTCCCACAGCAACCCTGGTAATCAGCAGAGAGATGCTGACTTGGATTTACAGCTTAAGAGTCCTGCTGGTTGCTGAACATTTTCACACCAGCAGCCACTGCACGTGAGCAGTTATTTACACACAGAGCATTCGTCTCCAGCCTGCCAGGGCAGCACCAGAACTTGGACAGAGGTGTAGTACAACTCACAGCTCCTTCggtaaaaaaaaacattaatttatgtAGTGAGGCTTGTGCCTGAATGGAACCTGATTTAGAATTCCTGTTCTAGTCAGTCTAAGACCAAATGAGTGTGCGCTGGCAGTGATCAGTCTAAGGTAAATGATGGCAAGCAAGCTTTTAGCTTGAAGTTCCTGGCATCAAAGTAGAAGCTCAAGCTCTCCCAAGAGCTACCAGCACTGAGCCGGGGAGGGTCTGAATGAGGCTGTCCTGGCAAGAGCACCCACATATCCCACCCAACCTCAGCAACACCACCTGCCCGGTTGAGTAAAACGACGACTTCCACTGCCAAGGGACCCTGAAATGGTCCCAAGGCAAGTAAGTACAAGCACTGAGCTCAGCAGGCCTGGCAACAGGAAAGATTGAAGTTGGCCATGGAAGTACCTGGATTGCAGCAGTCCTGGAAGACCTTTGTTGACCATCAGCATCTGTAAGAGTCTTATACATAAACAGCCATTTTAGAAATAAAGGAAATCCTGCCCCTCTAACACCAGTTAAGCTGCAAGTCAAAGCAAAGACAAGACTGAGCAACACATGACTCAGTTTTGCAACTCCACCACTTGATGTATTTTTATGGTAAGATACTAAAAGAAGTCGTTCAAAGGCAGATGCAGTGAAGTCCTCAATagtgatttttattaaattagtCGCTTTATAAAACATTGCAGATGTTGTAATTGTTAACATAACAATTTGCCCAACTGTAGTAACTGTTGCAGTTTGCtaagcaagtttttttttttttaaatgaaagaaaatggctGAGTTGTGAAAAATCTACCACAACCCATGAGAGACCAAAAGGAATTCTTGGTTTTTTACACTTAAACCAGGCAATTAACTGTTAAAGAATACCCAACCCATATAGCTGCATTAGTAGAAATTTAGATGAATGGAAACTAAACTTCATACTTCAGATTcaagttgtttttttcaaagaagcaaCTCTCACCTTGTTCTGACCCACTCCGTGAGTATCCCGAGCAGTGTGTTCCCCGGTGCAGTATCCTCACCCTGAAGTTAGCAGTTCCCCTTCACAATACACTGAAAACCTCAAGCTCTAACTTAAGACAAAGCAACTGTAATACTAAGTGCACACCATGCCCTTGCTGCAAACTGCTTCCGTTCATCAACCAGGTCCCCCGCAGGGGTACAGTTAAGGCCGTGTCTCTGAACTGTGCTGGTAATAACTTTGCCTCATTGAAATTCCTTTCCAATTTAGCAGCTGTTACTATAAAATCAAATAGCAACAGTGACCATTatcagaattttgttttttttaaactgcaatttaCATAgcttttaaatgtcttcattCTGACCACAGACCAGGAAAGGTCAGTGCTTCAGCACAGCCTGTCAAGAGTTAAACCACCAGCACAGAGATACTGCAATTTTGATTGTAGCATTTGGCagaatttaaaggaagaaaagttgTGCTACATGTTTAAGGGATTATGGGCAACAGAAAGACAACAGAAGGGGAGATAAACGTCACATGAAGTCTTCAAAGTCTTGTACGTATTCTCCATCATATCCTCCGTAATCAGCCAGATCATCTTTCATAGTAGCCTTTAAACCACCTCCAGGCACaacaccttttttcttctttttggctTTATTCTGCTTAAATAGGAAGAGCATGTTTACTTTAAAACCCACAGCAATTTGTTCTACTCAGATTTAGAGTAACACCACACGTCTCTGGGTATGAGCACTCTCATATGCACTTGCCTATGCACTTATTGCTCCTTCAGTTTGCATGACAGTCTATAAATCCTAGTTATCTGCTGTTCAAAATCTCCAGCTTTGGCAAAGATTTAAGTCACATCCATAGACTGGTTTTCTATTGACATTTAACTCTAAATGAGCTTCCATCTTCAGGATATCCTCTGAGCTGTTTTAACTCCACGACAGCACAGAATCGAACCAGGTTACATATAGGAAACACTTCTATAAATTAGTCAAGGTTTTGCCTGCGATCTCTAGATTCAATCAACTCCTGATTCCCTCATACAGTAAAGAAGATTTAACACTAAACCAGTCCCCAACGTTATAATTTAATCTCCTGCTACTACAAAATCAGCAGTTCAAGTCAATGTTAAACCTATAGCCATTTTCCAGCCTGGCCCCCTTAGCAAGTACCATTAttgctgcagaaacacacagaaatcttaccttttcctgtttttgtttttcactgcaTAGTACTGTCAAAGTATTTGTGATCTTTTTCAAATCATCAATTTCCACTAcatcagggggggaaaaaaaaaaaatcctcatcaaTATTGTTCTTAGAAGGCAGTTAATTAACATCAACATTATCTAAAACCAAGAAATAAACGTGTAATAAGTAGAGGTGATTACTTGATTTAAATCAGCAAAATAGACAGGGTACTTCTGATCAGTTATTATTTCAGCCAGCCTGAGTTCAGCACAAGGTAAAACTTGCAAATTAAAGTGAACACAACAGTTTTAATGAGAAGGCACCTGAACAGTAAAACATATCAAAAGGAGCAGTGGCTTAACAATAATATTAACAATAAATGGTTGGAGTGGTTGTGAGTCCCTCCCTCTGGAAGGCCTGGAGTCCATCTGAAGTGCAAGCTGCCAGATCCCGTCAGCCTGTGATCCACGTATTTATACAGCACTGAAGAGCATCAAGTTACCCCTTCAGTGAAGGGCAACATGTGTACGGGACAGGAAAGGTCTCAAGCAATGTGCTCGCTGAGTGCTTGAGCCCACCAGAGCAGTGGAACAAGACAAGGTTTGGATAGTTTTATCTCTATAGCTCCCTGCCGAATTCCAGAACAATTATTTTGTGATACCAGAATGACATAAACTCGATTTTATAACAGCTTCCTTACAAATGAGTTATCTGGCTCAGAGaattttttactattattattattttagaaatggttttaaaaaacccaagattTAGATGAACATAATTCACACTCTAAAGTGACCATCTTTAACTGACATGCAGAAAGAGTAACTCATATAAGCACACAATCCGTAAAAATGCTTGTGGGAATGGAATCGGATCCTAGTCAGCAAAACAAACGAGTACTTCATTTAGTATAAACTGCATCGATCAATCTGGATTTAATATTTACTATAATAGCATGTTTCAACTCCCTCACAGTTTTGGGCACAATGTATTCTAGGATGTCTTTCACTTAACTTACATGAAATACATACGTCTCGAACTAATGCTTCCAAAAAACTGGCATAATGTAATGATTTTTCATACtgtgtaattttctcttttagtAATTTGCCAAATTCCGTAAAGTCATCTTTTGAAGAGGGATTCATGGCATCTATTCCACAAGTGTTATTTACACCTGCACAAAAAGACAGAGGTATTACAGAAAACGTTAGCTGTGATCCCTCAAAGATGGCCCTAGAGGAACAAGTAACATTCACATTCAGTTCCTTCACCTCCACCCAAGCTTTACAAATCCAAAGCCCAGGTTTACTCACTCACCAAAGCCAACAGCCTCAGTTACTGGCCTGTACAGGGAGGTATTTTGCTGCAGAACTTAGTAATTTGAACCAGCTATTTCTAGAGCAACATGCACTACAGGAAACCCTTTTCCCCTTAAATAAAGAATTCCTGTCTGGAGCTCTTAAGTGCAAAATGCAGTTGGTTCTTTGCAGCCGTGTTCAATGCACCCACCCTCCCCAAGGCACTGTACTCTCTCAGAAGACTCAGAGCAGAATTTTCACTGAGTAATACGCTGGGTAAGTCACTACCATCAAGGAAACATACTTTCATGTTTGAAGGATGCTGCTGAGAATCAAGATCTTTGCTAGTTCCAtcaaagcacaaaaccagaaTGATCTGCTCAAGCCTGCTTCGTCCAGGTCAGGGAATGAGCTCACCCCACTGACCTCACTGGCCTTCTCGACACTGGCCTCACTGCACCAATCGCCTGAAGTGGCACTCACACGAGTCATGCTGCGCCACACTTGTCTATTGCCTCATTAAACCCGTGTCATGAAACACCCCAGAACATTAAGAGACAgcacttctttctttttacacACTCATCTTTTTACCAGAAGTACTGGTATGTTGGGAAATTTAGTCAGCCATCTTTTTCCTATAACCACAACATATTAAGAAAAAGCACCTTCTATTCTGAAGATGTTTTTGTGGTTCCTGCAATTAGTCCTTAGTGCCAGCACACGCCTCCAGCAGTTTGAGTTTAAACCCCTCTCTCCTCTCAGTAGCACAACCTGCACTTGCCCTGACAGACAAATCCTGCGGGGTCCCCCCACACCACACAGTTTTCTTTAGAGGATACAGCACTTGCATGCCTTGCTTGGCTTGGGCACAACACTTACCAAAGGTTTCTTTTGCTAACTCAAGGTCTGACTCCTCTTGTAATTTCTTTAGTCGTAGTTTGTCTGCTAACTGTTCTTCTGGTGTAAGTTCTTTATGTTCCTCTGGTGCCTCTAACTGAATTTAAAAGCGTATATAGGGAAAACGTTATATTTCTTCCCCTTGAGCAGAGATCAAGGATATCACAAGAAATGGCGTTTTTTTGCAGTGCCACCCCAACAGCTCACTTCTGCCTGAACTGAGCACACCTTAAGCGTGTACAAACCTGAAACCCATCCCACTGAAGTGTAACAATGCCACATTGTTTAAGAAATTGTTCATTTTACAAGAAGTGGGAAGAAACACCTTAGTTCTGAGTTTCACAACTGCATGTTTTATCATGTGGTGCATTACAAAGGAAACAGAGATAAGCATTATTTCAGTAACTGATTAAAttacagagaaattaaaactaaCATCCCCCTGATGCTATTAAGTACAAGACTTGTTGTTTTATCAGACTAGTCAAGATCTTTACAGGTCGTCTtcaacctcaaaaaaaaaaaatcaaacctgccCTCTAAATTTTATGATAACCAGAAGAAATAGTTACCCTTTTTTTAAGctcctcttgctttttcttctgtagcttttctttttcttttattttttctgctattttctttttttctgaaacttttggTTCTGCAAAACATTGAACAATACAGCTCTCAAGAGgtcatgatttttttccccagcaactATACAGAAACACTAATCAAAGAGAAAGCCACAATGCTCAATTACTGGAACCTGAACACAGAGTGAAGAGACAGGCTTTGTCAAAAACAAACCCAGGCCTATTAAGTGGGTTTGATTCTTCAGATACACTCAAGACAAAACAGAATGATGTCTGTTCTCTGCAGAGCCACATACAACTTTTAAGTCTCACCTTGTTTTACCTCCGTCTCCTttacttcctcctcttcctcctcatcatcCCAGTTATCCTACAAAATAAGTTTTAATTACAATTCTTTTACAGATACTTTCTACTCATGTATGTTACAAATACAAAGAACAGCAGCTTACATATAACCTCTTTAAACACTCACATACCCATTAATCTTACGTAAGTGAGGTGAGGAAGTGGGGAGAGCTGTACACAAGGGCACGGCTTCTGGGAGGTGACCAAGATGTTTCAGGACCCATTCTTACCATGAAAAAGGCAGCTTTTATTCAAATGTCAATGTACTTACAAAAGGAAGATTACTAACAGTCAAATTACCCACAGTAAAACATAGGTTTATTGTCATTTCTTGTATTACACACTACAAGATACTGGAACGTCACGGGGTGCACACACATAGCTCAGCTGACACCATTTTACACCAGAACACACTGTCACCACCACCCGAAGACACCAGTGTGCCCCGGACCTGCTGCCGATAACGTGCAGTGGACACGGAAAGTGGCGGTGAGCAGGGGAACACAGGGAGCCCAGCTTCAGGCAGGAACACCAACCTGGAACAGCCACAAGACCACTTTTTTGACCAACAACCTCTGCTTTTTCTCTAAGCAAAGGAGCTACGGAAGGACTCTTCCCACAAACAAATCCCTCAAATGTTCTCCAACAGCTACCACGTTCTCCAGCCCAGCTGCGGTGTTTGCATTAACTGCCTCCAGTTTTCACCCTCAGCACGTTCAAGATCCATGGTGGTCCTCAGCCAGCACTCAcagccctcctgccctgcagagctgctgtctcCCCAGCCTCACCACCACCGGCCTGCACCCAAGGGGATGATCCGCTGACCAAAGCGCTGCACGGTTCAACCCAGCACTGAGGAAGTTCCCCTTTCTGCAGAACCGACCCTGCCAGCAGGAATTCTGCAGTTTCTTCCTGACAGCTCCCTGGGTAAGGGTTATGTTCCCATATTCTGTCCCATGTTCTCCAAATTCTAGCAGATGGCCTCTGCGTGGAAGTCAATGCCCTAAAACTGACCTGAAGCTCCATGCCAAGTACCACACAACATACACACCAGAAGTTACACCCAAGAGATCTCACAGGAATCTAATTTTAGTTACCTGATTTAACTTAACTCGTAACCTCAGGAGATTCCATTTGCCAAGACCTAGTTTACACAAAACTCACACCTACTCTCAGTACATCATTAGAGCTAAGCTTAAAAACCATAAATCCTGAATTTTGTGATTTCCACCTCACAACAGTCACGTGAGTGGTCTTGCAAactatttattaatttctaaGGGTTGCTACTGACGTGGCAAAATAGAAGACATCGGTGGAAGAACTCGGTATTTCACTGCAATGTGTTGACCCAAGcaaggaagacacccaagttcATCTACCAGCTCACGCAAGTTAATTGGCGCTTGTAAGGGCTTCAGCTTCCCTTCCACATTCCAAGAAGCTGACTTGAATTCAGAGCAGCATTATTTTAGCTCCTATCTAATTAAGAGTTTTGTTACACCCACTTCTTAAATAGCTCTTTTCATTACTGCTGTATATAGCTTGCTGCCTTATCCCTTGCCCTGTCcctcacagattttaaaatcaagTATTTTACAGTGCACAACCCCAGAGGAAGGGTGCCCTGCCTGCACTCTCGAGGGATTCAGGACTGAAGGGAACTCCGCACGTTGTTAGTGCGTTTGGGAGGCTGAAGAGAAGGTACGTGGGCAAGGACTTCCACGTGAGGACACACGCTCCTTGCCCACAGCAGATGCTGTGCCTGCACGGGGACAGTGTGCGACGGCGGGAGCGCTCTGGGCAGGGCAGCCCACGGACATCCCGACCCAGCCAAGGTGCACAGCTCTCCCAGCTACGCCCAATAGTGTCTCActcttcaagctttttttttttccccttttaaccAGCAGTAGAACATGAGTAATGTATTAGgcaggctttttttaaaaaatttttttctgtgttttataaattCCCGTGAACtttctcagaggaaaagaaaattgttttagtGCTGTATCTTTCCAGTGATACTAAGTAATTCAAAGAAGACATCTTTATTCCAGAATATATCCACTAGAGTAGCTTAAAACTTTGAAGTATTTCAACAATACTCATTTACACATACTTATCTAAAATAAGGTTACTGAAAGCATCTTCGATTTCATGTAAATAAACTCCTAATGAGAGCAGCTCTCTCAGATTTCATATGCTCCATCACAGGTACCTTAAACACAGGATAATGCACATtattccccccaaaaaacagaagACATGATCACAAAGTGACAGGTACTGCAGATTTAGACTCCCAGCTAAAGCAGAACGCTCTGTGTCAGAGGGCAGTGGCAGTACCATGCCGAAGGCTGTCTCCTGGGGGATAAGAGGCACATTTCCCAGTTTTGGCTTTGCTAAGCATGGAATTGCCCAAGAGTAAATAGATGAAAATGCCTTGGCAGGAGGCCTGTCTTCTGGGAAACTTGTGTTCAGGGTAACACTGGAGAGGAGTTTTGTTACTGATGAAGGTGATAATTTTAACCTGGGGAAGTTCCCTAAACAGTTACTTTAAGTTCACTctaaaaaatctttcaaaataaacacaaaatctgAATATATAAAACACATCCCAAAATGTGAAATATCAACCTTAAAGCAAATAATTGTCAGAAAACACTTTGTGCTTCTATTTTAGACCATGTCATTCTTCTTACGCAGGTACTTCCCCAGGGTAGACCCCTGCAAACAAGGAATCCAGAGCTGAAGCAACCACCTCCCAGCCTCAGTTCTGGGATCTTTAGTGTTTCTACAGGGAGAGcaaatcaaagtaaaataaaacagcttGTTTTGTTGGACTGGTCCTTCTCTCTAGATGCAGCTCCAGTACTAAAACCATACCCTTCAGAAAGAGTTAAGTATTTACATTCTTACTACATGTGAGGAAACTGTTCCTTTATTAAAAGAGCCCCAGAAAGCACAGGTGTCCTCAAGAGAATAACACCAAGAGTCCAGTTCTCTGGACATTCCATCTTAGCTGAAAAGTTTCTCACTttcaaaggaagaaggaaaagcaaaaagccaGCCTCATGGAGACAATGAGCCTAAGATACaggtgtatatatacacatacacatatataaattaTATGTATGGTTACCTGCTAACCACACTCCTTACAAATGGCTGTAGCTGCTGTATACAGAGATACCTTCACTTATTTCGCCTGCTGTAATGTGACAGCTGTGATAACTACAGGGTGTGGGTGTTATTACATTCAAGAAGGAAAATGGACAGTCTGTAACTCacaaaaatttgtttgtttttttgttgtttgggtgttttttttaaagagactatGAACTACTTTTTTCATACTATCTATAAAAAGAATACCATCCTAAACTCCAAGGACAACTGTGTCAGTGTTTTTCAAAGATTCTGGTAATGCAGTAAGCAGCCTCAATAACCAACCCAACAAGTCCTCACCCTGcaagcagcaacagaaaaaagaGCTTCATACCTCTGACCCTACAACGACCAAGCCACCTCAGAGTCTTACAGTAACTGAGCAGCCTGATTTGAAACAAAAACGCCTTTTGCAGTTGACCTATTTCCATTCCTTACACTCATCAAGCACTTCCCTTGTACGTTCCCTGGTATCATTTTGTTGACTGCCCATAGGAACGCGGAGCAAACCGAGCTTTCTGCGGCATCTGCCACTCAGTCCCCCCGGCTTGCTAAGGGGCAGCTGGAATTAAGTAGGAGAAAACCAGCTTTTAAGGAATATCTGCTTTCATCTGCTTCATGTAAATAAACATCAGCACATTTTATTACCGATTCCATTCAGACATCACTCTGAAACAGTAAAAATCCATTTTGAAATAGTGCGTTAAGTAAGCATATTTTAAGTGATCTGGGCGCTACCAAATCTGAAACTGCAGTGAGGCTGCTGGACTTCCCAACTGTAGTGATGGGGCCTGGAAAAGGGGGGTGGAGcgtgaagaaatagaaa
This sequence is a window from Athene noctua chromosome 13, bAthNoc1.hap1.1, whole genome shotgun sequence. Protein-coding genes within it:
- the EIF3J gene encoding eukaryotic translation initiation factor 3 subunit J isoform X2, which gives rise to MAAAEMEAADSWDADSFEVVEPVAKRLVPGVAGDRWAGEDEEDDVKDNWDDEEEEEEVKETEVKQEPKVSEKKKIAEKIKEKEKLQKKKQEELKKRLEAPEEHKELTPEEQLADKLRLKKLQEESDLELAKETFGVNNTCGIDAMNPSSKDDFTEFGKLLKEKITQYEKSLHYASFLEALVRDVCISLEIDDLKKITNTLTVLCSEKQKQEKNKAKKKKKGVVPGGGLKATMKDDLADYGGYDGEYVQDFEDFM
- the EIF3J gene encoding eukaryotic translation initiation factor 3 subunit J isoform X3; amino-acid sequence: MAAAEMEAADSWDADSFEVVEPVAKRLVPGVAGDRWAGEDEEDDVKLEAPEEHKELTPEEQLADKLRLKKLQEESDLELAKETFGVNNTCGIDAMNPSSKDDFTEFGKLLKEKITQYEKSLHYASFLEALVRDVCISLEIDDLKKITNTLTVLCSEKQKQEKQNKAKKKKKGVVPGGGLKATMKDDLADYGGYDGEYVQDFEDFM
- the EIF3J gene encoding eukaryotic translation initiation factor 3 subunit J isoform X1 → MAAAEMEAADSWDADSFEVVEPVAKRLVPGVAGDRWAGEDEEDDVKDNWDDEEEEEEVKETEVKQEPKVSEKKKIAEKIKEKEKLQKKKQEELKKRLEAPEEHKELTPEEQLADKLRLKKLQEESDLELAKETFGVNNTCGIDAMNPSSKDDFTEFGKLLKEKITQYEKSLHYASFLEALVRDVCISLEIDDLKKITNTLTVLCSEKQKQEKQNKAKKKKKGVVPGGGLKATMKDDLADYGGYDGEYVQDFEDFM